Below is a window of Ralstonia nicotianae DNA.
AGGAGATCAGCGACGTGGTGCATTTCCTGTGCGCGCTGACCGACGGGTTCGACCCGGCCAATCCGTCCGCCTACAACGTGCCGGCGCAGTGCCAGTCGTCGACGGCCGACAGCGTGGCGGCCGCGCGCATCCAATCCGTCCCGGCGGCCGGAGCCACGGCCGCCAAGGCGAGCCCATCCAGATAATCCGATCACACCAGGGAGCCACACAATGAAGCGAACCGCCTTGTCGGCCGCGGCCGTCATCGCCCTCATGGGGGCCGGCGCGGCCGAGGCCGCCACCACCCAGCAGCTCGAGCAGAAGCTCGACGCGATGGCCGCGCAGATCGAAGCGCTCAGGGCCGAACTGAAGGACGTGCGCGCGCAGAACGCCGCCCTGGCCTCGCAGCAGCAGACGCAGGCCAAGACCCAGGCGCAGCAGGGCGCCGACCTGCAGAACGTGCAGCAGACCGCGCAGCTGGCGCAGGCCAGGCCCTCGCCGCTGGACAACCTCACGCTGTGGGGCTACGGCGAGGCCAACTACAGCCGCCCGACCCGTAACACCGACGACACCAAGATGGACCTGGCGCGCGCCGTGTTCGGCATCGGCTACCGATTCAACGACAAGACCCGCTTCAACTCCGAGTTCGAGATCGAGCATGCGATCGCCTCGTCGTCCGATGCGGGCGAGTTCGAGGTCGAGCAGTTCTACATCGAGCACAAGCTGACCGACAAGGTGGGCCTGAACGCGGGTCTGTTCCTGATTCCGGCGGGCTTCATCAACCGCAACCACGAGCCGACCAACTACTACGGCGTGCATCGCAACTTTGTCGAGACGCTGATCATTCCGAGCACCTGGCGCGAAGGCGGCCTGTCGCTGTACGGCGATACCGATTTCGGCCTGAACTGGAACGTGGGCCTGACCACCGGCCTGGATCTGGCCAAGTGGA
It encodes the following:
- a CDS encoding porin, encoding MKRTALSAAAVIALMGAGAAEAATTQQLEQKLDAMAAQIEALRAELKDVRAQNAALASQQQTQAKTQAQQGADLQNVQQTAQLAQARPSPLDNLTLWGYGEANYSRPTRNTDDTKMDLARAVFGIGYRFNDKTRFNSEFEIEHAIASSSDAGEFEVEQFYIEHKLTDKVGLNAGLFLIPAGFINRNHEPTNYYGVHRNFVETLIIPSTWREGGLSLYGDTDFGLNWNVGLTTGLDLAKWNFNPENPLFSSALEMQNNGSAPMQTSHQELGLANARNLSQYVALNYTGIPGVTLGGSVFTGKSSRASTEAPLPDQRATLYEAHARWTPGKWDLSALYAYGTFSNTATVNLQNPGAANPMPAAFYGWFLQAAYNVWQKGDYRLAPFVRYERYNMGSKYEGLAPGFTSPAGWPSLSDTVYTIGANFYLNPNVVFKIDYQRFTQNRDFSRVDLGLGVSF